The Oscillospiraceae bacterium genome contains a region encoding:
- a CDS encoding HDIG domain-containing protein, which yields MPGLTFERASELLHTTTTEPHLFEHALGVSAAMGAMARHFGADEAYWKAVGYLHDYDYQQFPEEHLRHTEAPLREAGVDEESIRAILSHGWGLCSEVEPQTDLEKSLFTVDELTGLIAANARMRPGGLSDLEPSSVKKKFKDKKFAAKIDRSVIQKGCDLLGLDLTQVIALCIEGMREEMAALGLGPKA from the coding sequence ATGCCCGGCCTTACCTTTGAACGTGCCAGCGAGCTGCTGCACACCACCACCACCGAGCCCCATCTGTTTGAACATGCCTTGGGCGTGAGCGCCGCCATGGGCGCCATGGCCCGCCACTTCGGCGCCGACGAAGCCTACTGGAAAGCCGTGGGCTACCTGCACGACTACGATTACCAGCAGTTCCCCGAGGAGCATCTGCGCCACACCGAGGCCCCCCTGCGCGAGGCCGGGGTCGACGAAGAGAGCATCCGCGCCATCCTGTCCCACGGGTGGGGCCTGTGCAGCGAGGTGGAGCCCCAAACCGATCTGGAAAAAAGCCTTTTTACGGTGGACGAGCTCACCGGCCTCATCGCCGCCAACGCCCGCATGCGGCCGGGCGGCCTGTCCGACCTGGAGCCCTCCAGCGTCAAGAAAAAGTTCAAGGATAAAAAGTTCGCCGCCAAGATCGACCGGTCGGTCATCCAAAAGGGCTGCGATCTGCTGGGGCTCGACCTCACCCAGGTCATCGCCCTGTGCATCGAGGGCATGCGCGAAGAAATGGCCGCCCTGGGCCTCGGCCCCAAAGCCTGA
- a CDS encoding TetR family transcriptional regulator: MADSQITKKALGDGLKELVRKKGFDKVSVGDITGACGMGRQSFYYHFQDKFELLEWVYYQDAFAPLCEGITLQNWPMKLRAMLDRMYDERKFYVAAIKAQPGHFSESLSRILEALFLQVTERLDEENDVGEERRKFGASFYALGCCAVVVRWAQGGMRVAPDTLARDIYCLAKDSERAAIRLAEATEPQK, encoded by the coding sequence TTGGCGGATTCGCAGATCACCAAAAAGGCGTTGGGCGACGGGCTCAAGGAATTGGTGCGGAAAAAGGGTTTTGACAAGGTTTCGGTCGGGGACATCACGGGCGCCTGCGGAATGGGCCGCCAGAGCTTTTATTACCACTTTCAGGACAAGTTCGAGCTGCTGGAATGGGTGTATTATCAGGACGCCTTCGCGCCCCTGTGCGAGGGCATTACCCTGCAGAACTGGCCCATGAAGCTGCGGGCCATGCTGGACCGGATGTACGACGAGCGCAAATTTTACGTGGCGGCCATCAAGGCGCAGCCTGGACATTTTTCCGAGAGTTTGTCCCGCATTTTGGAGGCGCTGTTTTTGCAGGTGACCGAGCGGCTGGACGAGGAAAACGACGTGGGCGAGGAGCGCAGAAAATTCGGCGCCTCGTTTTATGCGCTGGGCTGCTGCGCCGTGGTGGTGCGCTGGGCCCAGGGCGGCATGCGCGTTGCGCCCGATACCCTTGCGCGGGACATCTACTGCCTTGCGAAGGACAGCGAGCGGGCGGCCATACGGCTGGCCGAGGCCACCGAGCCGCAAAAATGA
- the ispE gene encoding 4-diphosphocytidyl-2-C-methyl-D-erythritol kinase — protein sequence MKQVTVLAPAKLNLTLDVTGLLPGGYHALDMLMQTITLHERVILRKSQGLLLRLPGSRVPPNDKNTAIKAALAFFHYTGLLAGADMEVHKATPVRAGMAGGSADAAAVLVGLNELYAARLSMSELCALGATIGADVPFALLGGTCRVQGKGDMLKPLPPCPDCWFVAVMPSVGVSTPEAFAAYDEVGSTAHPSADAAEAAVAAGDLRALCGAMGNALEECSGAAETPHIKKLLTEHGALASLMTGSGAAVFGVFDRQQAAAAAAAALRREYRQVYLAQPDRGGARVIHPPRKTKA from the coding sequence ATGAAGCAGGTCACGGTGCTGGCCCCGGCAAAGCTGAACCTGACCCTGGACGTGACCGGCCTTTTGCCGGGCGGCTACCACGCGCTGGATATGCTGATGCAGACCATCACCCTGCACGAGCGGGTGATCCTGCGCAAAAGCCAGGGGCTTTTGCTGCGGCTGCCGGGCAGCCGCGTGCCCCCGAACGACAAAAACACCGCCATCAAGGCGGCGCTGGCGTTTTTTCATTACACGGGCCTTTTGGCCGGGGCGGATATGGAAGTACATAAGGCGACCCCGGTGCGGGCGGGCATGGCGGGCGGCTCGGCCGACGCCGCGGCCGTGCTGGTGGGGCTGAACGAACTGTACGCGGCGCGGCTTTCCATGAGCGAGCTGTGCGCGCTGGGGGCAACGATCGGGGCGGACGTGCCCTTCGCCCTTTTGGGCGGCACCTGCCGGGTGCAGGGCAAGGGGGACATGCTGAAGCCCCTGCCCCCCTGCCCGGACTGCTGGTTTGTGGCGGTGATGCCCAGCGTGGGGGTTTCGACCCCGGAGGCCTTTGCCGCTTACGATGAGGTGGGCAGCACGGCGCACCCCAGCGCGGACGCCGCCGAGGCGGCGGTGGCGGCGGGGGATCTGCGCGCCCTGTGCGGCGCCATGGGCAACGCGCTGGAGGAGTGCAGCGGCGCCGCCGAAACGCCCCACATCAAAAAGCTGCTCACCGAACACGGCGCCCTGGCCAGCCTGATGACCGGCAGCGGCGCGGCGGTGTTCGGGGTGTTTGACCGGCAGCAGGCCGCCGCTGCCGCCGCCGCGGCGCTGCGGAGGGAGTACCGCCAGGTATACCTGGCGCAGCCGGACCGGGGCGGCGCGCGGGTGATCCATCCGCCCCGAAAAACGAAAGCCTGA
- a CDS encoding (4Fe-4S)-binding protein codes for MDDKVYFAAAGSYDPAAVEAAVERLFCQLPAAAAIGPGQKVLLKPNLLAKHGPDKAVTTHPEVLRAVIRAVKRRGADDLLVADSPGGPYTPALVKSIYKVSGLAAVCQEEQVPLYTACESAAAPAAGGAAAKEFTLLRPVLEADVLIDLPKLKTHMMTGLSAATKNLFGCIPGLQKAEWHMRLPEKERFGEMLVDLLETVKPAFAVLDAVVAHEGDGPSGGTPRPVGFVAAAGDLLQMDLALCAMVGLQPAQVPYLSAAMRRGLCAERFDPAKAAGEAELFAPIDGFKLPSSWGSVDFADNAPRPIRWAVPAVQRAIAPRPVIDRAGCIGCGQCATICPQKTVRLEEGRARILPKRCIRCFCCHEICPVGAIGTKRFFIFQKL; via the coding sequence ATGGATGACAAGGTGTATTTTGCCGCCGCCGGCAGCTATGACCCGGCGGCGGTGGAAGCGGCGGTGGAGCGGCTGTTTTGCCAGCTGCCCGCCGCCGCGGCCATTGGGCCGGGCCAAAAGGTGCTGCTGAAGCCGAACCTTTTGGCAAAGCACGGCCCGGACAAGGCCGTGACCACCCACCCGGAGGTGCTGCGGGCGGTGATCCGGGCGGTGAAGCGCCGGGGGGCGGACGATCTGCTGGTGGCCGACTCGCCCGGAGGGCCTTACACCCCGGCCCTGGTGAAAAGCATTTATAAGGTTAGCGGCCTGGCGGCGGTATGCCAGGAGGAACAGGTGCCCCTGTACACCGCCTGCGAGAGCGCTGCGGCGCCCGCCGCCGGGGGAGCCGCGGCCAAGGAATTCACCCTGCTGCGCCCGGTGCTGGAGGCGGACGTGCTGATCGACCTGCCCAAGCTCAAGACCCACATGATGACCGGCCTTTCGGCCGCCACAAAAAATTTGTTCGGGTGCATCCCCGGCCTGCAGAAGGCCGAGTGGCACATGCGCCTGCCGGAGAAAGAGCGCTTTGGCGAGATGCTGGTGGATCTTCTGGAAACCGTGAAGCCAGCCTTTGCGGTGCTGGACGCGGTGGTGGCCCACGAGGGCGACGGGCCCAGCGGCGGCACGCCGCGCCCGGTGGGGTTTGTGGCGGCGGCCGGGGACCTTTTGCAGATGGATCTTGCCCTGTGCGCCATGGTGGGGCTGCAGCCGGCCCAGGTGCCCTATCTTTCCGCCGCCATGCGGCGGGGCCTGTGCGCGGAGCGGTTCGACCCGGCCAAGGCGGCGGGCGAGGCAGAGCTGTTTGCGCCGATCGACGGGTTTAAGCTGCCCTCCAGCTGGGGCAGCGTGGATTTTGCGGACAACGCGCCCCGGCCCATCCGCTGGGCGGTGCCTGCGGTGCAGCGGGCCATCGCGCCCCGCCCGGTGATCGACAGAGCGGGCTGCATCGGCTGCGGCCAGTGCGCCACGATTTGCCCGCAGAAGACCGTCCGGCTGGAGGAGGGCAGGGCGCGGATCCTGCCCAAGCGGTGCATCCGGTGCTTTTGCTGCCACGAGATCTGCCCGGTGGGGGCCATTGGCACCAAGCGCTTTTTCATCTTTCAAAAACTGTGA
- a CDS encoding aminotransferase translates to MMEYERIVAPAAAAMRPSGIRKFFDIAAELEGCISLGVGEPDFKTPWRIRDAGIRSLEKGKTTYTANAGLKELRQEIAAYMQRRFGLCYEPLKEVLVTVGGSEAIDMCIRSLVAPGDEVIIPEPCFVCYQPITTLTGGVPVPVPLKAENEFRLTAAELKAAITPRTKLLVLPFPCNPTGAVMEKEHLEEIAQVLRGTDIVVLADEIYAELTYGDKRHVSIASLPGMAERTVVVNGFSKAFAMTGWRLGYACGPAPLISVMTKLHQNCIMCAPTTSQYAAVVAMRECDDEIERMRREYDMRRRLLVKRLNEMGLACFEPKGAFYVFPSVQATGLSSEAFCEALLYAQKVAVVPGTAFGDSGEGFVRISYAYSVNHLTEALDRIQAFLQEREAGAAHG, encoded by the coding sequence GTGATGGAATACGAGCGCATTGTTGCCCCTGCTGCCGCGGCCATGCGGCCCTCGGGCATCCGCAAATTTTTTGACATTGCCGCCGAGCTGGAGGGCTGCATCAGCTTGGGCGTGGGCGAGCCGGACTTCAAAACCCCCTGGCGCATCCGGGACGCGGGCATCCGCAGCCTGGAAAAGGGAAAGACCACCTACACCGCCAACGCGGGCCTGAAAGAGCTGCGGCAGGAGATCGCGGCCTACATGCAGCGCCGGTTCGGCCTTTGCTACGAGCCGCTGAAAGAGGTGCTGGTGACGGTGGGCGGCAGCGAGGCCATTGACATGTGCATCCGCAGCCTGGTGGCCCCCGGCGACGAGGTGATCATTCCCGAGCCCTGTTTTGTGTGCTACCAGCCCATTACCACCTTGACCGGCGGCGTGCCGGTGCCGGTGCCCCTGAAGGCCGAGAACGAGTTCCGGCTGACCGCGGCCGAGCTGAAAGCGGCCATTACCCCCCGCACAAAGCTGCTGGTGCTGCCCTTCCCCTGCAACCCCACCGGCGCGGTGATGGAAAAGGAGCATCTGGAGGAGATCGCCCAGGTGCTGCGGGGCACGGATATCGTGGTGCTGGCGGACGAGATCTACGCAGAGCTGACCTACGGCGACAAGCGCCACGTGAGCATTGCCAGCCTGCCGGGCATGGCCGAGCGCACGGTGGTGGTGAACGGCTTTTCCAAGGCGTTTGCCATGACCGGCTGGCGGCTGGGCTATGCCTGCGGCCCGGCGCCCCTCATCAGCGTGATGACAAAGCTGCACCAGAACTGCATCATGTGCGCGCCCACCACCAGCCAGTACGCGGCGGTGGTGGCCATGCGGGAGTGCGACGACGAGATCGAGCGCATGCGCCGCGAGTACGACATGCGCCGCCGCCTGCTGGTGAAACGGCTGAACGAAATGGGCCTTGCCTGCTTTGAGCCCAAGGGGGCGTTTTACGTGTTCCCCAGCGTGCAGGCGACCGGCCTTTCCAGCGAGGCCTTCTGCGAGGCGCTGCTGTACGCCCAGAAGGTGGCGGTGGTGCCCGGCACCGCCTTTGGCGATTCGGGCGAGGGGTTTGTGCGCATCAGCTACGCCTATTCGGTGAACCATTTGACCGAGGCGCTGGACCGCATCCAGGCGTTTTTGCAGGAGCGGGAGGCAGGCGCCGCCCATGGATGA
- a CDS encoding AsnC family transcriptional regulator, with protein MERLLKLLEENARLPVEDLAAMLDIAPAEAAAQMDAYAREGVIRGYRALVDWEKAGADLVQAVIELRVRPKKSMGFDEIAAAVAGFEEVQSVLLMSGAYDLQLIVNGHSFQEIALFVAKRLSPLDDVLSTATHFVLRTYKKDGVVYGGEEPDEREWATQ; from the coding sequence ATGGAACGTTTGCTCAAGCTGCTGGAAGAGAACGCGCGCCTGCCGGTGGAGGACTTGGCCGCGATGCTGGATATCGCCCCCGCCGAGGCCGCCGCACAGATGGACGCCTATGCCCGGGAGGGCGTGATCCGGGGCTACAGGGCCCTGGTGGACTGGGAGAAGGCCGGGGCCGACCTGGTGCAGGCCGTGATTGAGCTGCGGGTGCGGCCCAAAAAGAGCATGGGGTTCGACGAGATCGCCGCGGCCGTGGCGGGTTTTGAAGAGGTGCAGAGCGTGCTGCTGATGAGCGGCGCGTATGACCTGCAGCTGATCGTGAACGGGCACAGCTTCCAGGAGATCGCGCTGTTTGTGGCAAAGCGCCTTTCGCCGCTGGACGATGTGCTTTCGACAGCGACCCACTTTGTGCTGCGCACCTATAAAAAGGACGGCGTCGTGTATGGCGGCGAGGAGCCGGATGAGAGGGAGTGGGCCACACAGTGA
- a CDS encoding UPF0237 protein, whose protein sequence is MRAVITVVGKDTVGVVAGVSRVCAELNINIQDVSQSIMQDMFCMIMLVDLSGCAEPAQTVRTRLDEIAAQMKMELHLTREEVFDAMHHI, encoded by the coding sequence ATGCGAGCTGTCATCACCGTGGTCGGGAAGGACACCGTTGGCGTGGTGGCCGGCGTGAGCCGGGTCTGCGCCGAGCTGAACATCAACATCCAGGATGTGAGCCAAAGCATCATGCAGGATATGTTCTGCATGATCATGCTGGTGGACCTGTCCGGCTGTGCCGAACCGGCCCAGACCGTGCGCACCAGGCTGGACGAAATTGCCGCCCAGATGAAGATGGAGCTGCACCTCACCCGCGAAGAAGTATTCGACGCGATGCATCATATTTAA
- a CDS encoding UPF0210 protein translates to MSMINTHDIMETINMMNSESLDVRTVTMGISLLDCADPDPAKACEKIYNKITSRAARLVPVVETISTDYGVPIINKRISVTPIAMLLASAPCADPVQYAKALDAAAKAVGVNFIGGFGALVHKGFSAGDERLIDAIPRALAETDVVCSSVNIGSTKTGINMDAVARMGEVVRAAAEATAHNQCMGAAKLVVFCNAPEDNPFMAGAFHGPGEPDCVVHVGVSGPGAVRAALAKLPKDAPLDQVAELVKRTAFKITRMGQLVGNLAAKELGVPFGIVDLSLAPTPAIGDSVANILEEMGLESCGCCGTTAALALLNDAVKKGGVMASNHVGGLSGAFIPVSEDDGMIQAARCGSLTLEKLEAMTAVCSVGIDMVVIPGDTPAQVISALIADEAAIGMVNSKTTAVRVIPAIGRKAGEELDFGGLLGYAPIMPISTYSPSVFIRRGGRIPAPLQALKN, encoded by the coding sequence ATGAGCATGATCAACACCCACGACATCATGGAAACCATCAACATGATGAACAGCGAAAGCCTGGACGTGCGCACCGTCACCATGGGCATCAGCCTGCTGGACTGCGCCGATCCCGACCCCGCCAAAGCCTGCGAAAAAATTTATAACAAGATCACCTCCCGGGCCGCCCGCCTGGTGCCGGTGGTGGAAACAATCAGCACCGATTACGGGGTACCCATCATCAACAAGCGCATCAGCGTCACCCCCATCGCCATGCTGCTGGCCTCGGCCCCCTGCGCCGACCCGGTGCAGTACGCCAAAGCCCTGGACGCTGCGGCCAAGGCCGTGGGCGTCAACTTCATCGGCGGCTTCGGCGCGCTGGTGCACAAGGGCTTTTCCGCGGGCGACGAGCGCCTCATCGACGCCATCCCCCGCGCTTTGGCCGAAACCGATGTGGTGTGCAGCAGCGTGAACATCGGCTCCACCAAGACCGGCATCAACATGGACGCCGTGGCCCGCATGGGCGAAGTGGTGCGCGCCGCGGCCGAGGCCACGGCCCACAACCAGTGCATGGGCGCCGCAAAACTGGTGGTGTTCTGCAACGCGCCCGAGGACAATCCCTTCATGGCGGGCGCTTTCCACGGCCCGGGCGAACCGGACTGTGTGGTGCATGTGGGCGTTTCCGGCCCGGGCGCGGTGCGCGCGGCGCTGGCAAAGCTGCCCAAGGACGCGCCTCTGGACCAGGTGGCCGAACTGGTCAAGCGCACCGCCTTCAAGATCACCCGCATGGGCCAGCTGGTGGGCAACCTGGCCGCCAAAGAGCTGGGCGTGCCCTTCGGCATCGTGGACCTCTCGCTTGCGCCCACCCCCGCCATCGGCGACAGCGTGGCCAACATCCTGGAAGAAATGGGCCTCGAAAGCTGCGGCTGCTGCGGCACCACCGCGGCGCTGGCCCTGCTGAACGACGCGGTCAAAAAGGGCGGCGTCATGGCCTCGAACCACGTGGGCGGCCTCTCGGGCGCCTTCATCCCGGTCAGCGAGGACGACGGCATGATCCAGGCCGCCCGCTGCGGCAGCCTCACCCTGGAAAAGCTCGAGGCCATGACCGCGGTGTGCAGCGTTGGCATCGACATGGTGGTCATCCCCGGCGACACCCCGGCCCAGGTCATCAGCGCCCTCATTGCCGACGAAGCGGCCATCGGCATGGTCAACTCCAAGACCACCGCCGTGCGGGTCATCCCCGCCATCGGCCGCAAGGCGGGCGAAGAGCTGGACTTTGGGGGCCTTTTGGGCTACGCGCCCATCATGCCCATCAGCACCTACAGCCCCTCGGTCTTCATCCGGCGGGGCGGGCGCATCCCCGCCCCCCTGCAGGCGCTGAAAAACTAA
- a CDS encoding endoribonuclease L-PSP yields MQIIQTDRAPAAIGPYSQAICTGGMVYTSGQIPLDPATGAAPEGVEAQSRQALENLAAVLAAAGAGLDRVVKTTCFLADMGDFAVFNQVYAEYFRAPCPARSCVAVKTLPKGLLVEVEAVAALSE; encoded by the coding sequence ATGCAGATCATACAGACCGACCGCGCGCCCGCGGCCATCGGGCCCTATTCCCAGGCAATTTGCACCGGGGGGATGGTGTATACCTCCGGCCAGATCCCGCTGGACCCCGCCACCGGCGCCGCGCCCGAGGGGGTCGAGGCGCAGAGCCGCCAGGCGCTGGAAAACCTGGCCGCGGTGCTCGCCGCCGCGGGCGCAGGCCTCGACCGGGTGGTCAAGACCACCTGCTTTCTGGCTGATATGGGCGATTTCGCCGTCTTCAACCAGGTCTATGCGGAATACTTCCGCGCACCCTGCCCGGCCCGCAGCTGTGTGGCAGTAAAGACCCTGCCCAAGGGCCTGCTGGTGGAGGTCGAGGCCGTGGCCGCCCTCTCCGAATAA
- a CDS encoding aminotransferase has translation MDIKAKMNRKFRDLQGGLFLSVTKADVGEGAGNFQKAGGDVMAWADPFFPDPSIPASVQKAMLDAVQSGLPSHYSMPIGAYELREALAKRVSGRIGRTLDPSRNVIVTPGSDSGLLYAMMPFLCEGDEVLVPDPSYPSNFLNPKLLDAVTVPVPLYAEDNWQFRIEEFEKRLTPRTKMVLISHPNNPTTTVFRRESLEALCRFIVQHDLILVCDQAFEDHIFDGIEFVAPCTLPGMWERTLTVCSMSKGYGLSGFRIGYIYADDHIMDVLYGGAVNVLGAACTVTTLGAVAALNDDSILPEYRERLDRRRTLAYDILSTTPGVSMRKSESGILSWLDVHRLGTSEEVADYLMQHANVMVNQGVPYGSQGAGWIRIVTACFARDEDAALRFERIKAALTELAKQKGIV, from the coding sequence GTGGATATCAAGGCAAAAATGAACCGCAAATTCCGCGATCTCCAGGGCGGCCTGTTTCTCAGCGTCACCAAGGCCGACGTGGGCGAGGGCGCGGGCAACTTTCAAAAGGCCGGCGGCGACGTAATGGCCTGGGCCGACCCGTTCTTCCCGGACCCCTCCATCCCCGCCTCGGTGCAAAAGGCCATGCTGGATGCCGTTCAAAGCGGCCTGCCCTCCCACTACAGCATGCCCATCGGCGCCTACGAGCTGCGCGAGGCCCTGGCAAAGCGGGTTTCGGGGCGCATCGGCCGCACGCTGGATCCCAGCCGCAACGTCATCGTCACCCCCGGCTCCGACAGCGGCCTGCTCTATGCCATGATGCCGTTTTTGTGCGAGGGCGACGAGGTGCTGGTGCCGGACCCCAGCTATCCCAGCAACTTTTTGAACCCCAAGCTGCTGGACGCAGTCACCGTGCCTGTTCCCCTGTATGCCGAGGACAACTGGCAGTTCCGCATCGAGGAATTTGAAAAGCGGCTCACCCCCCGCACCAAAATGGTGCTCATCAGCCACCCCAACAACCCCACCACCACCGTGTTCCGCCGCGAGAGCCTCGAGGCGCTGTGCCGCTTTATCGTGCAGCACGACCTGATCCTGGTGTGCGACCAGGCCTTCGAGGACCACATTTTCGACGGCATCGAATTCGTGGCCCCCTGCACCCTGCCCGGCATGTGGGAGCGCACCCTCACCGTCTGCTCCATGTCCAAGGGCTACGGCCTCAGCGGCTTCCGCATCGGCTATATCTATGCCGACGACCACATCATGGACGTGCTGTACGGCGGCGCGGTGAATGTGCTGGGCGCGGCCTGCACCGTCACCACCCTGGGCGCGGTGGCCGCTTTGAACGACGACTCCATCCTGCCCGAATACCGCGAGCGGCTGGACCGCCGGCGCACCCTCGCCTACGACATCCTCAGCACCACCCCCGGCGTTTCCATGCGCAAAAGCGAGAGCGGCATCCTTTCCTGGCTGGACGTGCATCGGCTGGGCACCTCGGAAGAGGTGGCGGATTACCTGATGCAGCACGCCAACGTCATGGTGAACCAGGGCGTGCCCTACGGCAGCCAGGGCGCCGGGTGGATCCGCATCGTCACCGCCTGCTTTGCCCGCGACGAGGACGCGGCCCTGCGTTTCGAGCGCATCAAGGCCGCCCTCACCGAGCTTGCCAAACAAAAGGGGATCGTTTGA
- a CDS encoding sodium:proton antiporter: MEDKNRLTFRGSMFLSLIPVGIFFGFCIVLFVVFKAFNMEALAAGGFIALLIGGLFCKSYSKFWDSAIRGISSVTSVSVIVIFFVIGMFSGLMKQSGLSGGFVWLANSVGLKGGAFVAFVFFATCVVSTATGSSIGTMFTAFPIFYPAGILLGCSPMFLAGAIVSGAIFGDNLAPISDTTIASASTQQFRDGHVADIGGVVSSRLKYSAVAGAISLVLFAVLGGMGGVYQGGAIEAAADPKSLVMLIPVAVMLIVATKTRNIFQGILVGLVLGTATGLALGLFTPADVFSNDAANSVATGFLVTGVANMLGTVGLVISVFGIMGVLADAGMLEYLVDRILGSRMARTARGAELACLLGVSATTVIFGGVTSASILTFGPVLNKIGAAKGIHPYRRANILDGIANSLPAIVPFMSVFVFIGVACTGLSPLAVAGGTIYAFALFATLLVSIITGWGRRYEGPKGEAEKEEPAQAK, translated from the coding sequence ATGGAAGACAAAAACCGCCTTACCTTCCGGGGCAGCATGTTCCTGTCCCTCATTCCCGTGGGCATCTTCTTCGGCTTCTGTATCGTTCTGTTCGTCGTGTTCAAGGCCTTCAACATGGAGGCGCTGGCGGCAGGCGGCTTCATCGCCCTGCTCATCGGCGGCCTGTTCTGCAAAAGCTACTCCAAATTCTGGGATTCCGCCATCCGCGGCATCTCCTCGGTCACCTCGGTGAGCGTAATTGTGATCTTCTTTGTCATCGGCATGTTTTCCGGCCTGATGAAGCAGAGCGGCCTGTCCGGCGGCTTTGTGTGGCTGGCCAACAGCGTGGGCCTCAAGGGCGGCGCGTTTGTGGCGTTCGTGTTCTTTGCCACCTGCGTGGTATCCACCGCCACCGGCTCCTCCATCGGCACCATGTTCACCGCCTTCCCCATCTTTTACCCGGCGGGCATCCTGCTGGGCTGCAGCCCCATGTTCCTGGCGGGTGCCATTGTGTCCGGCGCCATCTTCGGCGATAACCTCGCCCCCATCTCCGATACCACCATCGCCTCCGCCTCCACCCAGCAGTTCCGCGACGGCCACGTGGCCGATATCGGCGGTGTTGTCAGCAGCCGGCTGAAATATTCGGCCGTGGCGGGCGCCATCTCGCTGGTGCTGTTCGCTGTTTTGGGCGGCATGGGCGGCGTCTACCAGGGCGGCGCCATCGAGGCCGCGGCGGACCCCAAGAGCCTTGTGATGCTCATCCCTGTGGCGGTCATGCTCATTGTGGCCACCAAAACCCGCAACATCTTCCAGGGCATCCTGGTCGGCCTCGTGCTGGGCACGGCCACCGGCCTTGCGCTGGGCCTGTTCACCCCGGCGGACGTGTTCTCCAACGACGCCGCCAACAGCGTTGCCACCGGCTTTCTGGTCACGGGCGTGGCCAACATGCTGGGCACGGTGGGCCTGGTGATCTCGGTCTTCGGCATCATGGGCGTATTGGCCGACGCAGGCATGCTGGAATACCTGGTGGACCGCATCCTGGGCAGCCGCATGGCCCGCACCGCCCGCGGGGCCGAGCTTGCCTGCCTGCTGGGCGTGTCGGCCACCACGGTCATCTTCGGCGGCGTGACCAGCGCCTCCATCCTCACCTTCGGCCCGGTGCTCAACAAGATCGGCGCGGCCAAGGGCATCCACCCCTACCGCCGCGCCAATATCCTGGACGGCATTGCCAACAGCCTGCCGGCCATCGTTCCCTTCATGAGCGTGTTCGTGTTCATCGGCGTGGCCTGCACCGGCCTGTCCCCCCTGGCGGTGGCGGGCGGCACCATCTATGCCTTCGCGCTGTTCGCCACCCTGCTGGTGTCCATCATCACCGGCTGGGGCCGCCGCTACGAGGGCCCCAAGGGCGAAGCCGAAAAAGAGGAACCCGCCCAGGCAAAATGA
- a CDS encoding flavodoxin, producing the protein MILYFSGTGNSEYAAKRIGRELGDEAIDLFEKIKTGDCPEMRSERPWVVVAPTYAWRIPRIVHKWLEAAKLTGNRDMYFVMTCGGDIGNAGSYLKPLCAGKGMNYRGCTGIKMPENYIALFKTPREEEAAQIIGQAEGVIDRAAEMIGRGEHLPEPELSLGDKLNSGIVNAVFYPLFVHAKKFYATGACISCGKCAAVCPLDNVRLKDGRPVWGDRCTHCMACMCRCPAQAIEYGKHSQGLPRYTCPKKV; encoded by the coding sequence ATGATCTTATATTTTTCAGGGACAGGAAACAGCGAATACGCCGCAAAACGGATCGGCAGGGAACTGGGCGATGAGGCTATTGACCTTTTTGAGAAGATCAAAACCGGCGATTGCCCGGAAATGCGCTCGGAACGCCCGTGGGTCGTGGTGGCGCCCACCTATGCCTGGAGGATCCCGCGCATTGTGCACAAGTGGCTGGAAGCCGCGAAGCTTACGGGAAACAGGGACATGTATTTTGTGATGACCTGCGGCGGGGACATTGGAAACGCGGGGAGCTACCTCAAACCGCTCTGCGCCGGAAAAGGGATGAATTACCGCGGCTGCACCGGGATCAAGATGCCTGAAAATTACATTGCGCTGTTCAAAACGCCGCGGGAGGAAGAGGCCGCCCAGATCATTGGGCAGGCGGAAGGCGTGATCGACCGTGCGGCGGAGATGATCGGAAGGGGGGAACACTTGCCGGAGCCGGAGCTTTCGCTGGGGGATAAGCTGAACAGCGGAATCGTGAATGCTGTTTTTTACCCGCTGTTTGTGCACGCAAAGAAGTTTTACGCCACCGGGGCCTGTATCTCCTGCGGCAAATGCGCGGCCGTTTGCCCCCTGGACAATGTTCGGCTGAAGGATGGAAGGCCGGTGTGGGGCGACCGATGCACCCACTGCATGGCGTGCATGTGCCGCTGCCCGGCACAGGCGATTGAATACGGCAAGCACAGCCAGGGCCTGCCGCGCTATACGTGCCCGAAAAAGGTATAA